The following proteins are co-located in the Symphalangus syndactylus isolate Jambi chromosome 21, NHGRI_mSymSyn1-v2.1_pri, whole genome shotgun sequence genome:
- the LOC134735490 gene encoding NADH dehydrogenase [ubiquinone] 1 beta subcomplex subunit 4-like, protein MSQQEHKEEGPQNRAGTVVRCIAKTSFPKYTPSRLATPPSTLHPAEYDISLETYQAQAERLAVRDQLKREYLLQYNDPNCRRLIEDSALIGWTYARSANVYPNFTPKNSLLGVLCGIRHLFFWYYVFKTDRNRKEKLI, encoded by the coding sequence atgtctcAACAGGAGCATAAGGAGGAAGGGCCTCAGAACCGCGCAGGCACAGTTGTGCGCTGCATCGCCAAGACGTCGTTCCCAAAGTATACTCCATCGCGCCTGGCCACTCCACCCTCGACCCTCCACCCAGCGGAATACGACATATCCCTGGAAACCTACCAGGCACAAGCCGAGCGGTTGGCCGTAAGAGACCAGCTAAAACGGGAGTACTTGCTTCAGTACAATGACCCTAACTGCCGACGGCTCATTGAAGATTCTGCGTTGATTGGTTGGACCTATGCAAGATCAGCAAATGTCTATCCTAATTTCACCCCTAAAAACTCACTCTTGGGAGTTTTGTGTGGAATTCGGCACCTCTTCTTCTGGTATTATGTTTTCAAAACTGAcaggaataggaaagaaaaacttaTTTAG